DNA sequence from the Alphaproteobacteria bacterium genome:
CGTCGCTTAAGCTGCACTGGACGACGCCGAGGGTGAGTTGGCCGGTCATCATTCAGGCTCCTGCTGGGTCATGCAGTGGAACGCGCCGCCGCCGGTCAGGATATGATTGGCGGGCAGCGCGATGATGTCCCGTCCGGGAAATAATGCTTTCAATGCCTCAGCGGCCATTTCCGAATAATGCGCCTCATAGACCGGCATCACCACGGTTTTATTGCCGATGATATAGTTGACGTGACTCGCCGGAACCGGTTCGCCGTCTTCGCTCAGAATCAGGCCTGGACTCGGGATGCGCGCGACCTCCATGCCCATGGCTTCGAGATCGCGGGCGATGGCATCCAGGGTTTCGCGGTTCGGATCATCGTGGCCGGACGGCGATTGGCATACGACGTGCCCCTTTGCTATAAAGCGCGCGATATTATCGATATGGCCGTCGGTATGGTCGTTGAGCAATCCCCGGTCGAGCCATAAAATCTTTTCGACGCCGAAGGCTTCGCGCAGTTTCGCCTCCATGTCGGTTTGCGACATGCCGGGATTGCGGTTGGGATTGAGCAGACACTGGCGTGTGGTCAATAGATTGCCCGCGTCGTCCACTTCGATCGAGCCGCCCTCGAGCACGAAATCGAACTGGCGCGAGGGCGTCCCGCTGCGCGAGGCGATAAAACCCGCCACCTCGTCATCATGAGGCAGCACGTATTTTCCGCCCCACCCATTGACGCGGAAATGCAGCGCGACGGGCTTGCCATTCTCGCGCGCGAAGACCAGGCCGCTGTCGCGCTGCCACATGTCGCCGAAGCGGGCGGGGATCAATTCGACATTCGGGTGGGGCAGCGCCGCGCGCGCCGCCGCCATGGAATTCTCGCCCATCACCAGGACTTTGACGGGCTGTCCCTTGGCGAGCGCAAGAATCATCGCCGCCGTCTCGCGCCGCGCGGGCTCGAGATTGTCGAGCCACAAATCGGGATGCGACGGCCATCCGGTCCAGATGGCTTTTTGGGTTGCCCATTCGGGAGGAACGAAGATCGTCATTCCCGTTCTAGTCTTTGAACAGTTTCGACCAGTTCCGGCGCGGACGGTTTTTCCAGTGGCCGCGATGATAGGCGTCGCTGGCGAGCAGCGGCATCACGCTGCCGGCTTCGGCGAAGACCATCTGTTCCTGCGCCATGTCGACCTTGCCCCACGAGCAGGCTTCTTTCAGAGTCGAGCTGGACAGCGCGCCGTCGCGCACGTCGGCCACCGAGATTTGCACGGTATATTTGTGCATCGGGACTTCCTTGCCCAGGAGTTCCGCGCCGATCACCGTGTCCTGGGTGAAGTTTTTGGGCACGCCGCCGCCGACCATCAAAAGCCCGGTGGTGCCGGCCTCGATCTTGATCCGGGTCAGCTCGCCGAAATCGCGGATCGAATCCATGGTGATGTGCTTCTCGGGGTTTTTCGCCTGATGCACGATGAGGCCGAGCCCGGCGCTGGAATCCGTGAAAGCGGGACAGAAAATCGGCACGCCGTGATCATAGGCCAGATCGACCAGCGATTCCTTTTTCTTGGCATGGGTTTTCAGGTATTTTCCCATATGGCGGATGAATTCGCGGCTCGAATAGGGCTTGGCGGGCAGGCCGTCGGCGATCTCGCGGATCGCGCCGTCGCAATGCTGCAGCTCTTCCTCGTCGATATAGGTATCGTAGATGCGATCGATGTAATGGCTGCGCAGCTCGCGGTCGTCGGCCATCGGCGTGCCCTGGTAATGCTTGAAGCCCAGCGCCTCGAAGAAATCCATGTCGACGATGCTCGCGCCGGTCGCCACCACCGCGTCGACCATGTTGTATTTGATCAGGTCGCGATAGACATGCATGCAGCCGCCCGCCGAAGTCGCGCCCGCCAGCGTGAGGATGATCGTGCATTCCGGATCGCGCAGCATGTCGTTGAACATGCCGGTGGCGCGGGCGAGATCGCGCGAGGTGAAGGACATCTTGTCCATCGCCTCGATGATCGGGCGGGCGTCGAACGACGTGATGTCGATATGCTCGACCGGTGTCGACAGGAATTCCGCCTTGGTGTTGGCGACGGTTTTCGGTTTCGCGGGCGTGCTCATTGCGCGGTGACCTCTTTGACATGGGATTTGGATTTGCGCGGCCGCAGCTTGATGACATTCGCCGCGCCCGGATCGATCTCGGCCAGGATTTCGTCATAGAAGCCGTTGAACCGGGTCTTCAGCGTCTTGCCGTAGGAGCCTTGCTGCCCGACGGCGATCCAGTCGCCCTCGCGGGCGTCGGCGGGCAGCATGAAGGGGCCGTTGACGTAATCTTCGCCGTCGCAGGTCGGGCCGTAGAACCGGAAAGGCTGCAGCGCCTTGCCGCATTTGCGGCCGGGCCGGTAAAGCTGCGCCGGATAGCGCAGGCCGAAAAACCGCCCGTCGAACAGCGTGCCGTACGCGCCGTCATTCAGATAAAGCGCATCGGCCTTGCGCAGCTCGACCCGCAACACGGCGGTTTCGCAGGCGGCGACCAGCGCCCGGCCCGGCTCGCCCCAGATTTGGCAGCCCTTCGGCAGCTTGAGCGCCTTGATCGCGCCCTGGATGGCGGCGAAATAATCCTCGAGCGGGGGCGGCTCGAGGCCCGGATAGGCGACCGGAAAGCCGCCGCCGACATTGAAGACATCGACGGAGACGCCGCTCGCCGCGACGACCCGTCCGGCGCATTCGATAGCCCGCGTATAATCGGCGGGGTCCATGCATTGCGAGCCGATATGGAAGGTCACGCCGACCTTATGCGCCACCTTGTCGGCGTCGCGCAGGATTTGCGCGGCGGCGTCCGGCTCGGCGCCGAATTTGCGCGACAGGTCCTGCTGCGCGATCTTGCCCTTGGGCACCGCGATGCGGACATGGATGCTGAGGTCCGTCGCCGCCTGGGTGGCTTCGAGGATTTTGTGCATTTCCTCGAACGTGTCCACCGCGAAATCGCGCACGCCATGGACGAAATAAGCCTCGGCGATGGCTTCGCGGCTTTTGATCGGATGCATGAAGGCGAGATGCGCGCCGGGGCACAGCATCCGCAGGCTGCGGATTTCCCCGATCGACGCGACGTCGAAATGCCGGATTCCCGCCGCGAAAAGGCCCTTCAGCACATGCGGCGCGGGATTGCATTTCACCGCGTAATGCGGAATGCCGGGAAAACCGCGCAGAAACGTCTCCGCCGCTTCGCGCAAGGCGTGCGGGAAGAAGCAGCGCGCCGGCATGTCCGGACGCAGCGTTTTCACCATTTCCGCGATCGACGCGAAGCGGGGCGTCTCGTCGCCCCCGCCATGCGGATAAGTGTCAGGATTCCCGGCGATTTCGCCGGGCGTCGCAACGTTATGGTAATCCATCTCTCACTGGCCCTCGCTGTGGGCCGCCGGAATTCCGTCATGCCGGGCTGCAAATGAGGGTCTTCTGCGCTTCCGGTGCGCGCGTACCTTTAAGTACGCTTGCGCTCCGGTTCTCGAAAACCCTCATTTTCGCCTCGGCCTGACAAAATTCTGAACAGGCCCTTAAGTTACAAACCAGCCAAGACGGCAAGAGCGATGAGAGGCGTTGTAGGATTGGACTGATGAAGTGGGGAGAAGCGTCGGCGGCGCGGCGGCCTTCCAGCGTCAAGCTGGCAGCGCACACGGCCTATTTGCCCGTCCCCCGCATACTCCGCCGTCTCTCGAAAGAGACACCGGAAATTTGCCTTCCATCAACCAAAACGACGCCCAACACTCAGGCAACCTTGGCTGCATACCACGTCCCTGCTTCGCAAATGCTAGGCAAGGCGGAAAGCGTCGCTACATAAACCAACGTGGGGAAACCGGCGGAGTGGTATTTCCGTCCGATCCTTGGGGCCAGTGGCGCGTGCGCTTCTGATTTCCATTTAAGGCAAAGTTTCTTAAGAAACAATAATTTTTTTATTTGCGGGAAAATTTTTTGCGCCGCAGTGTCGCGCGGATGCGTCATCTCCGCGCGCAGCGGACGAACCAGACATTAGCCTTGAAGTCGCCGTCCTGGTCGCCATCGCTGAACCATTGCATCAACGCACGGTCGTAAATGACCTCCGTGGACGACCAGTACCCGTTATTCCCGTCTGGAACCGTATCGGAGCGGAAGTCCCCGATGGCCGCGCGGTTGATGCGTAGGGTATCGAGCTCGCTTCTGGACGGCAGATACCAGTCCGCATGGCCATGCATGTCGAGACCGTCGCAGAACTGCGCCGCCGCATGCGGCGCGCCGTTCCCGCTGTCGGTGATGGCGGCGATGCAGCCCGTCACCGCCTCGCCGTCATTGGCGCTGACGCCACACACGTCGCCCGTGGCGGACCAATTGCTGGTGCCGTTGTTCCATGTATAGGTTGCTCTGCTCCCGGAACAGGCCGATCCGTCCCACGACCGGCCTCCGTCGCAGCGCGTGACATACATTTTCGGCGCGCCGGGAGCGGAAGACAGCCCGGCATAGACGGTGCCGTCGGCGCAGAGGGTGCCGGGCGCGGGCGAGCCGTCGCAATCGCCCGCCGTTCCGACGCTCCAATTGTCCGAAGTGTTGCCCGCGCTGACCGACGCGGTATTGGTTACCGCGCCCGTCGGCGAGCTGGCCAGCTTCAGCTGCAGATACTGCCCCGACAGGATGGAGCCCATCGTCCCGGCAGGCGTCCAGTCCTGCACCGGCGTGGAATCGCAGGCGGTGCTGTTGCTTGAGCTGCAGACGCGGAAATAAGGCGAGCCGGTTCCCGAAACCGCAACATTGACCGCGCAGTTAAAGCCGGTGAGCTGCAGGATATCGGAATAGATCGTTATGTTGACGGTCTGATTCGCGAGATCGGTAAAGAAGAAAGGCTGGGGGGTGGTGTCGTTGCAAGGCGCGCCGCCGCCCGAGCCGATGAACAGCATGTGGCTGCCTTTGAGCAGCGTCGAGGTGCCCGCGCCATTGGCCGCCCATTGCAGCTGGATGTCGCCTTGCGTGGCGGCGTTCACGACATAGCCGCTGATAGACAGCGCCAGCGCCCCGATCGTGCCGGTTCCGACCGAGCCGGCGGTAAGCTGGCCGGTGATCGTGGCGCTGTGGGACTGGGTGACGCTGGTGACGTTCGTCTGGCCCGTTCCGTTGGCGATCAGATGCCACTGCCCGGTCGCGCCGCTCGGCACGGTGAAAGCGGCCTTGAAGTCGGAGGTGGCGTCGGCGCTGCTGAGATAAAGCACGCCGGTGAACCAGCGGCTTTCATTGGCCGATAGCGTGAATTTCAGGTGGTCGTCATTCTGCAGCGTCGTGCTGCTCACCGACTCGTCGGCTGTCTTCGCCTCCAGCGCGAAGGGCGCGGTGCCGCCCGCGCCGCCGCTCGCGGCCAGCGCGGCCCAGGCCGTGCCGTTGCATAGCTGAATGCCGCCGCCCGTGTATTGCACCATGCCCGCCTTGCCGCCGTCGCAGGCGGTGGAAGCGTAGGGCGGGTTGACCACCGCACCGATCATAAGCGGTGCGCGGATAAAGGCCGTCCCGTCGCACTGCGCGATCGTATCCCAGTCGGCGGAATTCCGGTCGCTGGTGCATGGGTTGCCGATCTGCTTTTCGGCGGCCTGCGTGCTTGTCGTGGAAAAAAGCAGCAGAGCCATAAAAAGCAGGGGCGTTATAATAAGAGCCTGAGCCGTCATTCCCGGCGCGTTGGCGAAGCAAGCGCGGTGGTATCCCTCTCCCCTTGGGGGAGAGGAAGAAAAACCTTGGGCTTGCGCTTTTGCGCAAGTCCTTAGTTTTTTCAGGTGAGGGGGTTCCCCGGATGGAGGAACCCCCTTCATGACTTCGGGCGCTTCCGCAAAGAAATAATGGGCGCGCGCTGACGCGCGGTTAAGAACGCGCTCTTTCACTTGTCCACCCTGCAGCAGCGGCATACTGCAAAGGCGG
Encoded proteins:
- a CDS encoding type III PLP-dependent enzyme gives rise to the protein MDYHNVATPGEIAGNPDTYPHGGGDETPRFASIAEMVKTLRPDMPARCFFPHALREAAETFLRGFPGIPHYAVKCNPAPHVLKGLFAAGIRHFDVASIGEIRSLRMLCPGAHLAFMHPIKSREAIAEAYFVHGVRDFAVDTFEEMHKILEATQAATDLSIHVRIAVPKGKIAQQDLSRKFGAEPDAAAQILRDADKVAHKVGVTFHIGSQCMDPADYTRAIECAGRVVAASGVSVDVFNVGGGFPVAYPGLEPPPLEDYFAAIQGAIKALKLPKGCQIWGEPGRALVAACETAVLRVELRKADALYLNDGAYGTLFDGRFFGLRYPAQLYRPGRKCGKALQPFRFYGPTCDGEDYVNGPFMLPADAREGDWIAVGQQGSYGKTLKTRFNGFYDEILAEIDPGAANVIKLRPRKSKSHVKEVTAQ
- a CDS encoding agmatine deiminase family protein — protein: MTIFVPPEWATQKAIWTGWPSHPDLWLDNLEPARRETAAMILALAKGQPVKVLVMGENSMAAARAALPHPNVELIPARFGDMWQRDSGLVFARENGKPVALHFRVNGWGGKYVLPHDDEVAGFIASRSGTPSRQFDFVLEGGSIEVDDAGNLLTTRQCLLNPNRNPGMSQTDMEAKLREAFGVEKILWLDRGLLNDHTDGHIDNIARFIAKGHVVCQSPSGHDDPNRETLDAIARDLEAMGMEVARIPSPGLILSEDGEPVPASHVNYIIGNKTVVMPVYEAHYSEMAAEALKALFPGRDIIALPANHILTGGGAFHCMTQQEPE
- a CDS encoding deoxyhypusine synthase, giving the protein MSTPAKPKTVANTKAEFLSTPVEHIDITSFDARPIIEAMDKMSFTSRDLARATGMFNDMLRDPECTIILTLAGATSAGGCMHVYRDLIKYNMVDAVVATGASIVDMDFFEALGFKHYQGTPMADDRELRSHYIDRIYDTYIDEEELQHCDGAIREIADGLPAKPYSSREFIRHMGKYLKTHAKKKESLVDLAYDHGVPIFCPAFTDSSAGLGLIVHQAKNPEKHITMDSIRDFGELTRIKIEAGTTGLLMVGGGVPKNFTQDTVIGAELLGKEVPMHKYTVQISVADVRDGALSSSTLKEACSWGKVDMAQEQMVFAEAGSVMPLLASDAYHRGHWKNRPRRNWSKLFKD
- a CDS encoding DUF1566 domain-containing protein; its protein translation is MALLLFSTTSTQAAEKQIGNPCTSDRNSADWDTIAQCDGTAFIRAPLMIGAVVNPPYASTACDGGKAGMVQYTGGGIQLCNGTAWAALAASGGAGGTAPFALEAKTADESVSSTTLQNDDHLKFTLSANESRWFTGVLYLSSADATSDFKAAFTVPSGATGQWHLIANGTGQTNVTSVTQSHSATITGQLTAGSVGTGTIGALALSISGYVVNAATQGDIQLQWAANGAGTSTLLKGSHMLFIGSGGGAPCNDTTPQPFFFTDLANQTVNITIYSDILQLTGFNCAVNVAVSGTGSPYFRVCSSSNSTACDSTPVQDWTPAGTMGSILSGQYLQLKLASSPTGAVTNTASVSAGNTSDNWSVGTAGDCDGSPAPGTLCADGTVYAGLSSAPGAPKMYVTRCDGGRSWDGSACSGSRATYTWNNGTSNWSATGDVCGVSANDGEAVTGCIAAITDSGNGAPHAAAQFCDGLDMHGHADWYLPSRSELDTLRINRAAIGDFRSDTVPDGNNGYWSSTEVIYDRALMQWFSDGDQDGDFKANVWFVRCARR